Below is a window of Desulfurobacterium indicum DNA.
TGCCCTGGAGACGGGGTGGGAAAGTAGGGCGGTGCCAGGCTTTTTTTTATTTTTAAGCCATCTTTTTCCATTCAAAAGCGTTTTTCCCTTCTTAAAAGTTCCCCTGATTTTCCGAGAATGTATTGTGGAGAAGTAACTTCATGTTGTATCTTTTGGTACAATTTTAAGTATCAAAATTCCTGAAAGGAAAGAGGAATGCGTTATCTTAACTATCTTAAACTTCCGGTTGCTTCAACATCTTATGTTGTTGTTTTTTTGTTGTTGATTCTTTTCTTTGCTCTTTTTCTTTTTACAGTTGCTGCTGTCAGAAAATTTATGGAGAAGCGGCGTTATAAATCTTCTTTTTTTAGAGAAGCTTTAAGTAAAGGTTTGACGGAAAGAGAAGCAGAGATCTTGTGGGAGTATTCAGTAAAGGAGGGAAGAGATCCTTTTCTTACTCTTGAATTTAAAGTTGCTTTTGAAAAGGTAGTTGACTATTATTTGCGCACTGCTACCGATGCAGATGAGGAAGTTGTTAAGTCTATGAGAGAAAAGCTTGGCTTTGATGCGATTCCTTTTTTTGTTCCTCTTGTTTCTACAAAAGATATAGAACTTTTCCAGCCAGCCCGGATAGAGCTTCCAGATGGATATTTTGCGGAGGTTACACTTTTTGATAAAGATGAAAGGTATATGTATTGGGCTTTTACTGATCCTTTTCCAAAAAACAGGATAAAAGAGGGAGATGAAGTAACTATTATTTTTATAAGAAAAGCTGATGCGATATATAAATTTACTGTTCCCATAAAGGAAGTCTATGAAGAGAGGGACAGGATAATTATTAAAGTTCCTCATACTTTTTCTCTTCAACGTTATCAGAGGAGAAACTTTGCGAGAGTAGAAGTGGATATCCTTTGTAAGGTGGGCATTTTGACGGATAAAAGCTGGAAGTGGTATGAAGGTCGTTTGAAGGATATAAGCGGTGGTGGAGCAAGGGTTTGTCTTCCTTACGGTGATGAAAAGCCCCCTATATCTATCTTGACAGAGATAAAACTTGAGTTTTTCCTTGAAGGGAAGCATTTTTCTTTGAACGCTAATGTGGTTAATGAGGATTTGAGAGAAAAAGTTCTCTGTTTTGGTGTTCAATTTGTTGATATTAAAGAAACAGAGCAGCAGGCAATTTTGCGATTTGTAAAGAAAGAGCAGAAGAAACTTGCGGAACTTTTTGTGAGAAATAGATAATGAAAGCTTTTTCCCTTTTTATAAAACAGAGAGATTTGATGATAAAGAGGGAAGAGTATAAACTTCGCCAGTTATTTGATCGGCTTGATAAAATTTCAAAAGATATAAAAACATTGAATCATACTTATGAAAGATTGAAAGAAGAAATGAAAAATTCAAAAAGTGCCGCTGAACTTTTTGAAAAAAATGCTTATTCCCACTATATTTTGAGCGAGATAGCCAGAAAAGAGGAAGAAAGAGTAAATTTGTTGAAGAATATAGATAATTTAAAAAAGAGACTTTCACGGTTGCACGGTGAAAAAAAGGCGGTTGAAAGGTTTATAATGAAGCTGGAAAGAGAGAAAAAAAGAGAAGAGTTGATTCAAGAAGGGAGACTTGCCGATGAGGTATTTAGCAGGCGTTTTAGCGATTCTTCTTTTAATAGTTAGTCCTGCATTTTCTCAGGAAGCCGAGAAGGTCGAACTTCAGAAGGAAATTAAACGTTTAACTGCTTTGAGAGATGAGGTCCAGAAACTTATTCAGAAAAATGAAGTAATACTAAAGAAAATTGAGGAAGAAAGGGAAAAATTAGCAGAGGAAAAAAAAGCATTTGAAAATGAGATAAAATCTGTTCAGAATGAACGTTATAAGCGTCTGGCAAAGATTTTTTCAAAGATGGATCCAGAGCTTGCCGGGCAGAAGATTTCTGCAATGGATAATATGACAGAGGCTGCTTATATTTTCTTGAACATGAAGGAAAGGTACGCTGGGCAGATTTTGAACTATGTTAGACCCGATAAAGTTAACGAAATTGTAAAAATAATGGCTGAAGTTAAGAGACAAAATGGCGGTTAATCTTTTTAAATAAAGTCCTGCCGTGTATAATTAATCCTGTTATTTCCATCCCGGAGAAGGTTCATGTTTAAATTTTCCGTTAAACGTATTCACTTTATTGGTATAGGTGGTATAGGAATTTCAGGGCTTGCATATCTTTTCAAAAAAGAAGGGTATGATGTAAGCGGTTCGGATATAAGGGAAAGTGAAACAACAAGATTCCTTGAGAAAGAAGGAATAAATGTTTACATAGGGCATCGAAAAGAAAATGTTAAAGATGCTGATGTTGTTATTTATACCTCAGCCGCAAAACGTTCCAATCCCGAAATAGTTGCAGCACTTGAGAAGGGTATTCCTGTTGTTCCAAGATGTGATGCTCTTTCGGAACTTATGCGATTCAAGGAGGGGATAGCTGTTGCTGGAACACACGGAAAAACGACGACAAGTTCTATGATTTCAAAAGTTTTTTATGATGATGGTTTTGATCCAACTATTTTGGTCGGAGGTAAACTCGACTTTCTCGGTTTCAGGAATGCGTATTACGGTAAAAGTGATATTATGATTGCAGAAACTGATGAAAGTGATGGAACTTTTTTAAAAATACTTCCATCTGTTAGTGTTATAACGAATATTGATACTGATCATCTTGATTTTTACAAAGATATAGAAACGATAAAACGTTCTTTTATTGAGTTTGCAAATAGAGTTTCTTTTTATGGAAAAGTTTTTCTCTGTGGTGAGTGTAGAAATGTCAGAGATATTTTTTCTAAAATTTACAAAAAGAAGCTGATTTATGGCTTTTCCAGGGATTTTGATCTCTGCGCTTGTAATGTAGTACAAGATGGACTCTCAATCCGTTTTGATGTTCTTTTTAAGGGAAAGTTTGAGGGAAACATTTTTCTTCCTGTTCCGGGTAAACATAATGTTTTAAATGCTCTTGCAGCTGTTGGTGTTTCTCTGGAGGCAGGCATACCGTTTACTAAGATAGCAGAAAGCCTTTCAACCTTTAAAAATGCCAAAAGAAGGGCAGAGATAAAAGGAGAAGAAGCAGGAGTTATTGTTATTGACGATTACGGCCATCATCCGACAGAGATAGAGAATACGTATAAAGGTATAAGGGAAGCTTATCCTGATAAAAAGGTGTTGGTTCTTTTCCAGCCTCACAGATATACAAGGACGAAACTTTTGTGGGATGAGTTTACACAGGTGTTAAGCGGGATAGACAACCTGTTCATAACCGATATCTATCCGGCAGGCGAGGAGCCGATAGATGATATTTCGGCAAAGAAGTTAGCCGATTTGTGTGGTGCCGTGTATGTTGGAGATGTGGAAAATGCTGTGTCTTCTATTCTGCCGCTTCTTGAACCTGATACTGTTCTCCTTACACTCGGCGCCGGAAATGTCTATCTTGCTGGTGAGAAAATTCTTCAGATTCTTAAAAAGAGTCGAGGGATATAGAACTTTTTCCGTTAAATGTTCTTTCATAAAGCTCTATAAATGCAACGATGGATAAGGGTATTGTTACGGTAAGACCTATTAGGAAGAATAGAGCTCCGATGGCGTTTATCAAGAAGATGACAAGTCCGAAAATGAAATATTGAA
It encodes the following:
- a CDS encoding flagellar brake protein, whose amino-acid sequence is MRYLNYLKLPVASTSYVVVFLLLILFFALFLFTVAAVRKFMEKRRYKSSFFREALSKGLTEREAEILWEYSVKEGRDPFLTLEFKVAFEKVVDYYLRTATDADEEVVKSMREKLGFDAIPFFVPLVSTKDIELFQPARIELPDGYFAEVTLFDKDERYMYWAFTDPFPKNRIKEGDEVTIIFIRKADAIYKFTVPIKEVYEERDRIIIKVPHTFSLQRYQRRNFARVEVDILCKVGILTDKSWKWYEGRLKDISGGGARVCLPYGDEKPPISILTEIKLEFFLEGKHFSLNANVVNEDLREKVLCFGVQFVDIKETEQQAILRFVKKEQKKLAELFVRNR
- the murC gene encoding UDP-N-acetylmuramate--L-alanine ligase, coding for MFKFSVKRIHFIGIGGIGISGLAYLFKKEGYDVSGSDIRESETTRFLEKEGINVYIGHRKENVKDADVVIYTSAAKRSNPEIVAALEKGIPVVPRCDALSELMRFKEGIAVAGTHGKTTTSSMISKVFYDDGFDPTILVGGKLDFLGFRNAYYGKSDIMIAETDESDGTFLKILPSVSVITNIDTDHLDFYKDIETIKRSFIEFANRVSFYGKVFLCGECRNVRDIFSKIYKKKLIYGFSRDFDLCACNVVQDGLSIRFDVLFKGKFEGNIFLPVPGKHNVLNALAAVGVSLEAGIPFTKIAESLSTFKNAKRRAEIKGEEAGVIVIDDYGHHPTEIENTYKGIREAYPDKKVLVLFQPHRYTRTKLLWDEFTQVLSGIDNLFITDIYPAGEEPIDDISAKKLADLCGAVYVGDVENAVSSILPLLEPDTVLLTLGAGNVYLAGEKILQILKKSRGI
- a CDS encoding MotE family protein, coding for MRYLAGVLAILLLIVSPAFSQEAEKVELQKEIKRLTALRDEVQKLIQKNEVILKKIEEEREKLAEEKKAFENEIKSVQNERYKRLAKIFSKMDPELAGQKISAMDNMTEAAYIFLNMKERYAGQILNYVRPDKVNEIVKIMAEVKRQNGG